GATTTAGGTATTACATGATCTAGGGTGAATCGAGTTGTAGAAATGCGCTCAGGAGAATGACAATACTCACACAAATATTTTGCCCGTTTACGCACTAATTCCCTGGTACTATCATCAATAGTCATACTTGAGCTACTAAAATCGCATTGATGTGAGTAAAAATTCTGTCTAACTCTCCAATAGCTTCCAGTTCTATGACTTCCTCTGAAGTCAGCAAGTCAGCTTTTTTTCTATCTAAAAGTTCTTCCATTCGGTTCTGGAGTTCATCACTAAATTTAAATAAGTTGAATTTATCTACTTTTTCAACTTTAATTTTACCCAGTAATGTTGAAGGTCTACTAATAGCTGGTATCATCAGTTTAGCTCCCATCTTAATTTTTATTTTACCCTTTAGTAGCAAGTAAAATTCATCGCAAACAACGAATTGCTTCTAATAATCCTCTGGCTTTATTGAGGGTTTCTTCGTATTCTTTTTCTGGTTCGGAATCTGCTACTAAACCTGCACCAGCTTGAACGGTAACAATATTATTATTTAATACCATTGTTCTAATAGCGATCGCAGTATTTAATTGTCCTTCAAAGTCATAATATCCATACACCCCAGAATATACTCCTCTGCGGGTTGGTTCTAATTCATTAATAATTTCCATTGCACGAATTTTTGGCGCACCACTGACAGTACCGGCGGGAAAAGAAGCTTTTAATAAATCCCATGCGGTCTTATCATCTGCTAATTTACCAACTACGTTACTAACAATGTGCATCACATGAGAGTAACGTTCAATTACCATTAATTCATCAACTTTAACTGTGCCGTTTTTACATACTCTGCCTAAATCGTTGCGTCCTAAATCTACTAACATGATATGTTCTGCAACTTCTTTAGGATCTTGTAATAAATCCGTTGCATAAGCTTCATCTTCTTTAGTAGTTTTTCCCCTTGGTCTAGTTCCGGCAATTGGTCTTACTGTGGCAATTATTCCCCCTTCTTCGTCTCGTTCTGCTTTAACCATGACTTCAGGACTAGAACCAATTATTTGCCAGTCTTGAAAGTTAAAAAACGCCATGTAAGGTGAGGGGTTGATTTGGCGTAGGGAACGATATAAAGCAAAAGGATCGCCTTTATATTCTGTTGATAATCTTTGAGAAATTACGACTTGGAAAATATCACCAGCTTTAATATATTCTTTGGCTTTTTCAACGCTGGCGCAAAAATCGGGACGGGTAAAGTTGCTAGTATATTCTTCTATTCCAGCTTTGGGTTTATTTTGGGGAGATGTCCAAGGTAATTTAGTATTTTCTGGTGATAAAGGTAAGGATAATTTACTTACCATTTCCTGAATGCGATCGCACGCTTTTTGATATGCAATTTCTAAGTTTTCATTATCTCGTAAATCAGCGTAGGCGATCGCCCAAATTTTCCGCTTTACTTGGTCAAAAATCAATAGTTGGTCTACCTGCATCCACAATCCATCAGGGATATTACGCTCATCTTGGGGATGAATAGGTACACGAGGTTCAATCCAGTTAATTAATTCATAACCCCAAAACCCAAATAAACCACCAATTCCTGAAGGTAATTGTGGTAATTTTACTGGGTGATAAGGTGCTAAACAATCAGCTAAAACTGTAAAAGGATCACCTGTAAAAACTTCGTGGGAACCATCGCGGTGTGTTTGGGTAGTTTGATTTCCCCGTGCTTCTAAAATCCACAGCGGGTCACAACCCAATAAACTATAACGTCCCAGTTTTTCCCCACCTTCTACCGATTCCAGCAAAAAGCTATAAGGTTGACCTGCACAGACCTTATACCAAGCAGAAACAGGGGTATCTAGGTCAGCTACCCATTCTTGATATACAGGGACAAAATTACCTTTTTGAGCTAGTTCTGTAAATTGGTGGAAATCGGGAGAAATCATAAATAACTTGGGGATTGGGGATTAGGGATTAGGGATTGGGTATCAGGAGATTATAGAAGATGAATGATAAATTATCAGGATTTATCATTATCTGCAATTCCCAGTCCCCAATCACCAATCCCTAGCACCTAGACCTTATGCGTCGTGGGTAGCTTTACCACTGAACTTGAGTTGTGCAGGACTGGGGTTTTGACCAATTCTGCGGGGTACCAAGCGAACCGTTTGACGACCAGCATTTACCTTTTCAGGGAAGACACCATCAGCAGGATGAATGAAACTGGTTTCACCGCTGGGGAGAATCCGATAAATTTTGTAGTCGGTGATTTTGAATTTACGAAGTTGACCGCCTAAAGCGATGCCATACTCCTTGCGAGCCAAGTAAAGCAGGTTTTCACCCTTCCGCATTGTAGCAGCGCCACCGGTGGGCATTTCAAAAACTTGCTCTTTGGGGCTAGTCCAGGTGATAGCGTACTTTTCTTCTACTTCTGCTTTTTTGAGTAGACCGCCAGTGCTACCGCCGAATAGGGGGGTTTGTCCAGTAAGAGTTGCCATAAGGTTAAGGTTTTCTCTCAACGTTTTTAGGGCATACTAACACCGTAACCCAGCTTATATTGCGATCGCGTCATAGACTGTAACAGTTTTTAGTGATTGGACAGGTAATTGGTAATTGGTAATTGGGTTATTAATCTCCCCCTGCTCCCCTTCGACTTCGCTCAGGGCAAGCCTGCTCCCTGCCTCTTCATTGTCCCCACGTCCTATTTACTTTTAACCACAGGACGTTGTTCCTCTGCACTAGCTTGAACAATGGGAATAGTGAAATGAAACTGACTACCTTGGTCTTTACCGTTGGACTCTGCCCAAATTTTCCCATTCCAGCCGTTGACTATTTGCCGACAAATCGCTAAACCAAGACCCGTACCTCCAGCAGTACGACGCAGCGCACCCTCTTCTTGATAAAAGCGGTCAAAAACTACTTCTAAGCGGTTGGGTTCAATTCCGCGTCCAGTATCGGTTACAGTCACTTCCACCTCATGATTGCGGTTACTAGCAGCCTTAATGGTAATTTCTCCTTGAGAGGGTGTAAATTTACAAGCATTGTCTATCAGTTTTGCTATTACCTCCACCAGCCAATCACCGTCAGCCCTAATCAAAGGTAAAGTTGCGGCTATTTGCGTTTTAATTTTCGGGATTTTTTCCGTTGATGACCGTGTACGCAGTCGGCTGAGGGCTAAATCTACACATTCTTGTAAGGTTAAAGATTCTGGATGCCATTGCACTCGACCGCTTTCTAAGTTAGAAAGGGTGAGAAAATCTTGCACCAGTTTCCGCATTCTTTCGGAGTCAGAAAGGGCTGTACTGAGCATAACCTGCTGCAACTCTAAAGGCATATCCGGCTCACTAGCAAGGCTTTCTAAGCAAACTTGAATGGTAGATAGGGGGGTACGCAGTTCATGTCCAGTGATAGCTATGAGGTTGCTGCGGGTGCGATCTAGAGCTTCTAGCTGTTTGTTTAGTTCTTCTAAGTTAGCAAAAGCTTCGGCTTGAATCAGTGCGGCTCCTATTTGGGTAGCGATCGCTTTGACCAAATCCAACTCTCCTGGTTGCCACTCTTGGGATGGTAAATGACAATAATGTAACTCCACAATCCCCAGTAGTCGTCCCTGAGAGAAAACTGGTTCTATCAGCCACGAACGAATACTGAACTTGTGGACAATTAAGGAAAGTGCTGTGGAACTGGTAACGCGATAATCTGTAAGTGTATCGGCAATACAGATACCCTCACCCTGTTGTGTAATTTCCTGAAACAAAGGATTTTGTGCCAAATGCCAAGTTTGACCTTGCACAGAGACAACATCAGGACTCAAAAACTCGTGTTCAATAACAGTTTGGGCATCAGTAGCTTGAGCGCGATAAATTAGACAGCGATCTGCTCCCAGATGTTGCCCTAATTCTTGAGCCGCGACTTCGAGAACTGCGTGTGGATCAAGCGATCGCCTGATTGCCATACTGATCGAATTTACCAACCTTTCTTTCCTGGCTTGGGCTGCAATAGATCGGTAGGCTTTATGCAATTTATACTGACTAGCTTGCAGGTAAGTCACCAATCGCTGTACAAAAGGGTCAGTATCGATATCACAAGCATATTCGTTGAGTGGCGTTGTTGTAGAATCCCTTCTGACTGTGCCGATGCCAAACCTCCGACGTGCCTTATTAATTTTGCCCACTAAATCCGGTCTGTAAACCTGAATTCTGTCTAATATCAATTCTGCGGCTTTGAGACTGACTCCTCTCTCGGAAGTCCAAATCCCCTCAAATCTTCGCGCTGTGTCCATATCTAAACCAGGGCTAATTTCTGGTAATTGCTGATTTTTGGCGATTGAGCCAACGTTTTCTTGACACACCAAACAAGTAGCATAGTTATCAGCAACTACTACCAAATGCCACTCTTGACTTAAAGCATCATCTGGCTCAAAAGCTATTTTTTCATAGTATTCCGAGCTATTAGCAAACTCTGTTTCTGGTGCAGATAGTACGTATATTTGATTACTTCTTTGAGAAAGGCGCTGATAGCGATGAGCTTCTTGGCGGTAGAATCGCTCTCGTTGAAAACTAGCAATAATCAAGGGCTGATCCAAGGTGGCCGCCAAAACCTGATCTTCCATTGCATGGGAGAGCGCGGTTAGTGAAGCCTTGAAATATAACTGGGGACGCAGGTAGGGTAGTGACTGTAGCAAATCACTCAGCACAGAAGTCGAAATGCTCATGAATATCGTTAAACGCCCAATCTAGACAAGATCCACTTCACAGAAGCATTGTAAAAATTAAAACTGGTCAGTGGTCAGTGGTCAGTGGTCAATGGTCAGTGGTCAGTGGTCAGTGGCAAAACTGTTACCCATTACCCGTTACCACTGCCCAATTGGTGAGGGCTAGAAAGCACCTGTCCAGATATTAACCTAAAAAAGACCTTGGTAAGTTTAGGTACTGCTGATGCTTGATAAATCTCAAAAAATTTTTAACTGAACATCTCGATGAGTATTTTCTATGTCCAGCATCTCTCAATGCTCATCAAAGCATAAATTAGTTGAAAATCCTCAGTTTCCAGCCTTGACTTCAGAGTTAGAATGTATAAATTTATAAGGATTTGGTAATTGGGGATTGGTGATAGGGAAAAGGCAAGAGGCAAGAGGCAAGAGGATGTTATTCTCTCCATCTCCCCAGTACCCGATCCCTTCCACAGTCGTCAGTTCTGCAAATCTAGACCAGTATAGGGAAATTTGGCTCATGACACCGGATACGTTGATCACCCCAGATAAAATCGTCCTAGATGGAAAAACTTTCATTTCCGCAGAAAACATACCTATTCCAGAATGGGCTTGTGTTGTCAGTGAAAGACCACAGCCAACTTTGACGGTTAAAGATGATGATTTGTTTTTGGTGACAGATACGATGGGGAACATTTCCGGTTGTTCCCTTGAGGATGGTGGTCCCAGTATGGGGCTGTTTTGTGCTGATACCCGGTTTTTAAGTCGTCTAGAGTTGCAGATTAATGGGCGATCGCCTGTTTTGTTGAGTAGCACTGCTGACAAAGGTTTTGCGCTCTCAGTTTTGTGTACTAATCCGAAAATTGATGATTACCTCAATGCCGATACTATTGGCATTCGTCGAGAAATAGTACTCAACGGCGCACTTTTTGAAGAAATAGAAATTGCTAACTACAGCACCACCAGTATCACTTTTGAACTCAGTCTCAGCTTTGATGCTGATTTTGTGGATTTATTTGAAGTCCGGGGTTATAGCCGCAAAAAACGGGGTAAATTATTACGGTTAGTAGAGCCAACACACTTAGAAGAAACAGGTGATGGTGTTGTACCCCCAGCCACTCAATCACATGGGGAAGAATCCCTCATACTGGCTTATCAAGGTTTAGATGGTGCGGTGATGGAATCCCGGATACAATTCCAGCATCAACTACCAGATTATTTCCAAGGTTACACTGCGATTTGGCGGTTAGAGTTAGCTTCTCACGAAACTAAAAAGCTGGGTTATCGGTTGCAGAAGTTAACCAATAATCAGCCCAGTTCTGGTGTGAGTGCTGCTACTACGTTGGCACAAGCAAAAGCTTCTGAGTTGATGGAAGAGCAAAATTGGGTACAACAAATTACCCGCATTAGCTCAGATAAAAGTCTTTTCAATCGAGTGATTGAAAGGGCTGAAGAAGATATGTATTTGTTACGCCAATCTTTTGGCAAGTATAAAACTGTTTCGGCTGGTGTACCTTGGTTTTCAACATTGTTTGGGCGGGATTCTATTATTACCGCTTCCCAAACTTTGATGTTAAATCCCCAAATTGCTCAAGAAACTTTGATGCTATTGGCAGCATATCAAGGTCAAGAGGAAGACGAGTGGCGGGAAGAAGAACCAGGCAAGATTTTACACGAATTACGGATGGGAGAACTAGCACGCTGTCAAGAAATTCCCCATACACCTTATTACGGAACAGTTGATGCAACTCCTCTATGGTTGATGTTGTATGCTGACTACTATTCTTGGACTCATGATCAAGAAACTTTAGAGCAACTTTGGCACAATGCTTTAGCGGCAATGGATTGGATTGATCGGAATCTCCAAAAAACAGGCTATCTCAGCTATGCTCGTAAATCAAAAGGTGGTTTGATTAACCAAGGTTGGAAAGATTCTGGCGATTGTATTGTTAACCGCAAAGGAGAATTAGCTAAAGGGGCGATCGCTCTTTGTGAGGTGCAAGCTTATGTCTATGCTGCCAAAATTAAATTATCAGAAATTGCTAAGGTGAAAAAACGCCTAGATTTAGCAGAAACTTGGTTAGAAGAAGCTAAAAATCTCAGAGTTAGATTTAACAAAGATTTTTGGATTGAGGATCAAGATTTTTGTGCTTTGGCTTTAGATGGTGAAGGAAATCAAGTAGATAGTATTACTTCTAATCCTGGACATTGTTTATCTTTGGGAATTTTTACCCCAGAAAAAGCATACAGCGTAGCAGAAAGATTGCGAGCGCCTGATATGTTTAATGGTTGGGGAATTAGAACTTTAAGTAGTTTGTCACCAGCTTATAATCCCATGGGTTATCACATTGGTTCTGTCTGGCCGCATGATAATTCTTTGATTGCGATGGGATTGCGATCTTTGGGTTTGATTGATCAAGCTTTGGAATTATTCCAAGGTTTGTTTAATATGACTTCTCAGCAATCTTATCAACGTCCACCAGAACTATTTTGCGGTTATGAAATGAATGGGGATAATGCTCCTGTACAGTATCCTGTTGCTTGTACACCCCAAGCTTGGGCTACGGGTAGTGTCTTTCAATTATTGCAAATGATGGTGAATTTAGTTCCAGACGCACAAAATAATTGTTTGCGAATTATTGACCCCGCTTTGCCAGAATCAATCAATCGTTTATCGTTGCACAATTTGCGTGTTGGTGGGACTATTTTGGATTTGGAATTTGAGCGAGTTGGTAGCACTACCGCTTGTCGAGTTGCAAAAAAACGGGGTAATTTGCGCGTGGTGATTGAAGCTTAAATTTTGTTTGATTTTCCAGTAGATAGATCTCCGACTTCTTCAAGAAGTCGGGGATCTGGGTAATTGAACGCAGATAAACGCAGATAAACGCAGATTGTGTTAAAAACATCCTGTTAATCCTTTAATCCTGGACATCCTGTATCCCTGATGGGAGGCGTATGACTCCTACGTCTTCACGCAAGCTATAGCCATCCATTTCTGACAAAAGGATAAAAATATAACTTTATCAATAATTCATATAAATTCCGGCAAATTACCGAGAAACACCGATTACACTTACAACTGCCTGTAAAGCAACAATGACAAGGGATTGAACAAACCTCATGTTGTTTTATTCATGTTGAGTCACTGCCATAACAAGCGTTTAGATAGAATTTATGTGACAATTTTTACGTTCTTATAAATAAAGTTACAGTTACTCAACAAATGAAATTCACTAACTCTTTAATATAAAGCAGATATACTTCTATACTTGCTCACATAGAATGATAGGTAACAAATCTATTAATCTTTACATAAAGAAGCATCTATGTTTGAGCTATCTTTTTACTCTCAACAAGGGGCAATTTCTACCCCCCACAACCATCAGGGTTTCGGCGATTTTCAAGATCCTTTATATGTCCTAAATTCCTCTGGTTCTTCTCAATTACTTGCTGATACGCAACTGATTATTAATACTGTTATTCAGTCAATTGATGCAACTAAAGATATCCTGACTGGACTAAATAGCAATTCTCAAATTGATGGAATCTTGAATGTTGCTTTTGGTCAAGATTATCAAACAGATTTGGCTGATGAAATACTTCAACATTTAGCGCAAAATAATTTTACTAATGCACCAGAGATCAAATTAGTATCTGGTCAAAATTTTAATGGTGCTTATGCTAAGGAAACAAATACTATTTATCTATCTCAGGAATTTGTAGCGGCTAATTTGGGTAATCTTGGTACTGTTACAGGAGTGTTATTAGAGGAGTTTGGGCATTATATAGATGGTCAAATTAATGTGCTAGATGCTGCTGGGGATGAAGGGAATATTTTATCGCGGTTGTTGCAGGGGCAAAGTATTAGTGGTGCGGAATTATTATCACTTAAACTTGAGGATGATCATGATTTTCTAGTTGTTGATGGGTTGAGTGTTGGAATTGAGAAAAACGATAGTCTCAGTACCGCTGAAAATTTGGGAACACTTGGCTACGCTAGTTATGGCAAAAGCGGTTGGGTAGGTGGTAATGTACCTAATGATTATTATCGCTTTCAGATTAATGGATTAACTAAAGTTTCCCTAAATCTAGTTAATCTCCAATCTGATGTAGATATCAAGCTCTTAGGTGCTGATAAAAAGATGATTTATTCCTCTACTAAGAGCGGTACTTCTAATGAGAGTATTTCTAGTCAATTAGCTGCTGGTACTTACTATATCCATGTTTATTCTTATAGTGGTAATAGTAACTATAATTTAGGCATTAATACCATGCTAGGTCGTCTTAATCCTTCAACTGATGTAGATGGCGATGGAAAAGCTGATGCTATTGTTTCCAATGATAATGGGGTAACAGTAAGACGTTCAACAGGTACAGGGTTCTCTGGTAATGAAACATGGACGGAAATTGGTTATAGCGGAACTAAGGGAGCTTGGTTTGCAGATGTAACAGGAGATGGAAGAGCCGATGCTATCGTTTCTAACGCAGATGGAATTTATGTTAGACGTTCGGATGGAACAAAATTTTTACCTAATGAGAAATGGACAGAAATCGGTTACGGTGGAACTTATGGAACATGGTTTGCGGACGTAACAGGAGACGGAAGGGCTGATGCCATTGTTTCTAATGCAGATGGAATCTATGTTAGACGTGCAAGTTCAGATGGAACAAGATTTTTACCCAATGAGAAATGGACGGAAATTGGTTACAGTGGAACTCAAGGAACATTCTTTGCTGATGTAACAGGGGATGGAAAAGCTGATGCTATTGTTTCTAATAACAACTGGGTAACTGTGAGACGTTCAACAGGTACAGGTTTTTCTGGTAATGAAAGATGGACTGATATTGGTTACGGAGGTACTAATGGTGCCTGGTATGAGGATGCAACAGGGGATGGAAAAGCTGATGCTATCGTTTCTAATGCAGATGGAATTTATGTTAGACGTTCAACAGGTACAGGGTTCTCTGGTAATGAGAAATGGACGGAAATTGGTTATGGAGGTACTCAAGGAACATTCTTTGGCGATGTAACAGGGGATGGAAAAGCTGATGCTATCGTTTCTAATATTAATTGGGTAACTGTGAGACGTTCAACAGGTATAGGGTTTTCTGGTAATGAACAATGGACAGAAATTGGTTATGGGGGAACTAAAGGAACATTTATTGGTAAGGTTAGAGCCGATTTTTCTCCCATTACTAGAGCCGAATATCTAACTCGCTTGTATCGTAATTCATCTAGTGGTTTTAGTGGAGCAAGTGCATCAAGATTCTATGAAGATAATTTATCTCATGGAGCGATTGATTCTACAGATAATCAGGGGAGTTACAATGTCTATTCTCTAGTTGGTGGACAAATTAAGTTTATTGGAGAGGATAGCAATCGTGGTAAATATATTGATGTTTGGAACAATATTTTGCAAAGAACATTCCGTTACCTTCACTTTGATTCATTTAACCCTAATTTAAGATTGGGTTCTTATATTTCTCAAGGCGACTGGTTAGGAATTGAAGGAAATACTGGATATTCATTTGGTCGCCATACTCATATTGAATCAAGGTTAACCAATGGTACAAGAGAAAATCCATTAATTACGCTTGGAAGAGCAAAAGGACTGGGATTAATTATTTAGTGAATTAAAGAATTAATAGCTGCTTATGTAGCCAGAGAATAGAGAGTGATTGCTCCTCTCAAATCAATGAATAATTGTAGGGGTTTAGCAATGCTAAACCCCTACGTTTTAGGTATGGTTTGTGAATGATGAGATAGCGTTTTTTGGAGGATGGGAGAAAGTAATCGCGTTTCTTTGGTTATGGAGAATGAAGTGCGATCGGAGTATAATGTAAGTAGCTTTTCACCCATCTTTATATGACATTAACAGAAATTTTACCCTCACTGCAAAAATTATCTCATCAAGAAAAAATCAAAGCAATTCAATTTTTAGCCACAGAATTAGCTAAAGAAGAAGAAAATTTAGCAGCAGAATCATTTGAATATGGTGAGATAAATCCAGAATTAAATTTTCAAACTCTCACGGAAACAGAAATGATTGAGCAAAGTAAATCTGCTTTAGAAACCTACCTGCGTACAGGTTCAGGAGTCAAACATGAAAAAGTTAAAAAATGGGCAAATAGTTTAGGAAATCAACAATAACACTAATGTCTGAGATAGTTTGGACAGAAACAGCAACTAATGACTTAAATCGTCATTACGATTTTCTATCAACCAATAATCCTGATGGAGCAGCACGCGCAGTACAAGCAATAGTTTCTGCTGGTGAAAGTCTACAACAAAATC
This portion of the Anabaena sphaerica FACHB-251 genome encodes:
- a CDS encoding FG-GAP-like repeat-containing protein, with protein sequence MFELSFYSQQGAISTPHNHQGFGDFQDPLYVLNSSGSSQLLADTQLIINTVIQSIDATKDILTGLNSNSQIDGILNVAFGQDYQTDLADEILQHLAQNNFTNAPEIKLVSGQNFNGAYAKETNTIYLSQEFVAANLGNLGTVTGVLLEEFGHYIDGQINVLDAAGDEGNILSRLLQGQSISGAELLSLKLEDDHDFLVVDGLSVGIEKNDSLSTAENLGTLGYASYGKSGWVGGNVPNDYYRFQINGLTKVSLNLVNLQSDVDIKLLGADKKMIYSSTKSGTSNESISSQLAAGTYYIHVYSYSGNSNYNLGINTMLGRLNPSTDVDGDGKADAIVSNDNGVTVRRSTGTGFSGNETWTEIGYSGTKGAWFADVTGDGRADAIVSNADGIYVRRSDGTKFLPNEKWTEIGYGGTYGTWFADVTGDGRADAIVSNADGIYVRRASSDGTRFLPNEKWTEIGYSGTQGTFFADVTGDGKADAIVSNNNWVTVRRSTGTGFSGNERWTDIGYGGTNGAWYEDATGDGKADAIVSNADGIYVRRSTGTGFSGNEKWTEIGYGGTQGTFFGDVTGDGKADAIVSNINWVTVRRSTGIGFSGNEQWTEIGYGGTKGTFIGKVRADFSPITRAEYLTRLYRNSSSGFSGASASRFYEDNLSHGAIDSTDNQGSYNVYSLVGGQIKFIGEDSNRGKYIDVWNNILQRTFRYLHFDSFNPNLRLGSYISQGDWLGIEGNTGYSFGRHTHIESRLTNGTRENPLITLGRAKGLGLII
- the trpE gene encoding anthranilate synthase component I, with product MISPDFHQFTELAQKGNFVPVYQEWVADLDTPVSAWYKVCAGQPYSFLLESVEGGEKLGRYSLLGCDPLWILEARGNQTTQTHRDGSHEVFTGDPFTVLADCLAPYHPVKLPQLPSGIGGLFGFWGYELINWIEPRVPIHPQDERNIPDGLWMQVDQLLIFDQVKRKIWAIAYADLRDNENLEIAYQKACDRIQEMVSKLSLPLSPENTKLPWTSPQNKPKAGIEEYTSNFTRPDFCASVEKAKEYIKAGDIFQVVISQRLSTEYKGDPFALYRSLRQINPSPYMAFFNFQDWQIIGSSPEVMVKAERDEEGGIIATVRPIAGTRPRGKTTKEDEAYATDLLQDPKEVAEHIMLVDLGRNDLGRVCKNGTVKVDELMVIERYSHVMHIVSNVVGKLADDKTAWDLLKASFPAGTVSGAPKIRAMEIINELEPTRRGVYSGVYGYYDFEGQLNTAIAIRTMVLNNNIVTVQAGAGLVADSEPEKEYEETLNKARGLLEAIRCLR
- a CDS encoding photosystem I reaction center subunit II PsaD translates to MATLTGQTPLFGGSTGGLLKKAEVEEKYAITWTSPKEQVFEMPTGGAATMRKGENLLYLARKEYGIALGGQLRKFKITDYKIYRILPSGETSFIHPADGVFPEKVNAGRQTVRLVPRRIGQNPSPAQLKFSGKATHDA
- a CDS encoding DICT sensory domain-containing protein — encoded protein: MSISTSVLSDLLQSLPYLRPQLYFKASLTALSHAMEDQVLAATLDQPLIIASFQRERFYRQEAHRYQRLSQRSNQIYVLSAPETEFANSSEYYEKIAFEPDDALSQEWHLVVVADNYATCLVCQENVGSIAKNQQLPEISPGLDMDTARRFEGIWTSERGVSLKAAELILDRIQVYRPDLVGKINKARRRFGIGTVRRDSTTTPLNEYACDIDTDPFVQRLVTYLQASQYKLHKAYRSIAAQARKERLVNSISMAIRRSLDPHAVLEVAAQELGQHLGADRCLIYRAQATDAQTVIEHEFLSPDVVSVQGQTWHLAQNPLFQEITQQGEGICIADTLTDYRVTSSTALSLIVHKFSIRSWLIEPVFSQGRLLGIVELHYCHLPSQEWQPGELDLVKAIATQIGAALIQAEAFANLEELNKQLEALDRTRSNLIAITGHELRTPLSTIQVCLESLASEPDMPLELQQVMLSTALSDSERMRKLVQDFLTLSNLESGRVQWHPESLTLQECVDLALSRLRTRSSTEKIPKIKTQIAATLPLIRADGDWLVEVIAKLIDNACKFTPSQGEITIKAASNRNHEVEVTVTDTGRGIEPNRLEVVFDRFYQEEGALRRTAGGTGLGLAICRQIVNGWNGKIWAESNGKDQGSQFHFTIPIVQASAEEQRPVVKSK
- a CDS encoding amylo-alpha-1,6-glucosidase gives rise to the protein MTPDTLITPDKIVLDGKTFISAENIPIPEWACVVSERPQPTLTVKDDDLFLVTDTMGNISGCSLEDGGPSMGLFCADTRFLSRLELQINGRSPVLLSSTADKGFALSVLCTNPKIDDYLNADTIGIRREIVLNGALFEEIEIANYSTTSITFELSLSFDADFVDLFEVRGYSRKKRGKLLRLVEPTHLEETGDGVVPPATQSHGEESLILAYQGLDGAVMESRIQFQHQLPDYFQGYTAIWRLELASHETKKLGYRLQKLTNNQPSSGVSAATTLAQAKASELMEEQNWVQQITRISSDKSLFNRVIERAEEDMYLLRQSFGKYKTVSAGVPWFSTLFGRDSIITASQTLMLNPQIAQETLMLLAAYQGQEEDEWREEEPGKILHELRMGELARCQEIPHTPYYGTVDATPLWLMLYADYYSWTHDQETLEQLWHNALAAMDWIDRNLQKTGYLSYARKSKGGLINQGWKDSGDCIVNRKGELAKGAIALCEVQAYVYAAKIKLSEIAKVKKRLDLAETWLEEAKNLRVRFNKDFWIEDQDFCALALDGEGNQVDSITSNPGHCLSLGIFTPEKAYSVAERLRAPDMFNGWGIRTLSSLSPAYNPMGYHIGSVWPHDNSLIAMGLRSLGLIDQALELFQGLFNMTSQQSYQRPPELFCGYEMNGDNAPVQYPVACTPQAWATGSVFQLLQMMVNLVPDAQNNCLRIIDPALPESINRLSLHNLRVGGTILDLEFERVGSTTACRVAKKRGNLRVVIEA